Genomic window (Rhododendron vialii isolate Sample 1 chromosome 4a, ASM3025357v1):
ATAATTTCTGTTTTGTCACCGTTCATGAAAAGCTTAGGTGCTCTTTTTTTCTGTCTTTGGCAGGACAATCTACCATCTGGCGAAGTCGCCTGCATATTGGATCTCGATCTTGCTTATATTAGTCTTAGCACTGCTCCCTCGCTTTATTTTTAAAGTCATCCACCAAAGTTTTTGGCCTTCAGATATCCAGATATCTAGAGAAGCTGAGATACTGAGAAAACGACCTAATAATTTTGGATCGAGGTCATATCAAGGTTCCAGTTAACATGTTTTTACTTTTGTCATGTCGACTGTCCCCATTTTGGCGATCTCCCCAGAGTGTGGCCCGACAGTGTAAAAAGTTACAGGTAAGTTTCGACTTAcatggttcaaaatttcaataatGAAAGTTAGCatgttctctctccctctgtcaCCTTCTCTGCAGTTGCAGAAAAGCAACTCTTAACTGCATCATGCCTTTTGGGGCAGCTAATAAGCTATCAAGGACTCTGCATGTTTCTCGTACATTATGAACCAACAGAATTTGATGGGTTGAGCTTAGATGTATTGCTAACAGATAAGAAAACAATAGATTGAGAAACTGTCAAACGGACATGGGTCTTACCGATTTGCTTCACGTTTTCTCCGAAGCACCGGTAGGAAGTACCTTGTAATAGCTGTGTCTGCTTCTCCCATGATTTATGCAAGTTCTCGGTAATCACTTTTAGCTGGAACATTTTAATGATTTctgattttcttgtttcttttttaaagGATCTTCAGTTCAGATGAGTGGCACACAAGCCGAAGGCTGCTATGTGAAACAAAACTGAAGAGCTAACATTGGAGTTATCAGTAACAGGCTACAAGGGGAAGATAGCATTACCGCTAAGCCGGGGAGAGAGATTTGGTTGATACTGATTTATTAGATGGTCAAGCCGAGGGGGAGAAAAGAGTGAAAAATCTTTGCAGGAGGGTTCGTGAGAGTTCGGTTGATATTTGAGGGGTTGACTcgtgaaaagagaaaaatgtttATGTTATTTGGTGTTGAACGGATGAAAAAGCAGGTTTATATATAGCCAGGATTTCATCTTCATGTTTATGCCATAGAGTGGCCAGTAAAGAAAAACAGAAGTACATATATAATTGCTCCATGTAAAGGTCAGGTGTGTCATTTTCTTACACTAACCAAAAGTGAAATATCAATTGTTGAAATCATCAAAAGATACTAGTCTACTTCTTTTAGCCTTCCTGTTGCCTTCATAAACTGATGCTCTTAGCCTCTTGCCCGTGAAGAGGTTCTATTCTTACCCCAAGTGTGTGGTCAATCATGTGGCGTCAAATGAGACCATCATTTGTGATTTAATTTGATGATCCGAATATTTTCAACTCGCCATCGAATTGCAATCATCAATTACAATTcaatttgatgatccgagtaACATCATCTTACCATCAAATTGTGTTCGTCAATCATGATTCAATTTGATGATCCGAATGTTATCAACTTTAATCACTATGGCTCTATATCATATGTCAAGAGTCAAAATACTTACGAAGCATAATTTATGCatgtaaaaaaagaagcaaaaatttAAGGTGTTTTCTAATCTCATCTACCAAAAGACTTACAGCTTGTATTAGTGACAATCTAATACAACAATCATACATGATAATTGCGCCTTACTTAAGGTTAAAATGGATACTGCCATGAAAAGTGGGATTTGAGAGTAGAATACGAGCCGTCAAAGACAGAATAACACCTGACCAGATCATGATGGGCTAACCCATgaggagaaaaaaatgaaaaaaaaaaaaatgaaaagtgcaTTACAATGGACAGAATGTCCGGACGTTGAGGACTAAATGTGTTCGAATCATAGTTATGGATATCGTTCCGTatcggccggtacgtaccgttttgacgaagaaccggtaccctaaccccccaatTTCGTTCCGGTCTCAATACCGGCCGGTATCGGGATACCGGTCTTTCTGGCCGAAATTttgcagagttttttttttttttttatttactttttctggtcccaaaaaaacccaaaaaaaaaaaacatttcaggcccaaaaaaataaagaaacgtttttaaaaattttagcaaaacacgggcttaaccatagtacgtgcgcgaggcttagatcccggatttgcacccccctgcgcacgaataacccgtgatGCGCACCCgattaattggtttccgaatcagttttttcaaattgccttcggccacggtACATTTttccgagcgcgcgagacctcttattgggttctcattcacaagttcactagtgtgcaaagtcatttaaagtggaaaagagttttgtaactaaacaatgtgggactagagaatctctagtagagatatttcatgatgaattgtatgatatgggggatttttttgaattataattacatataattattatatatattgtagttgcagtaaatccgaaacggtacccggtacctgaccggtaccggtacgtaccgtaccagtaggaaaactGGTACCCTGTctgaaacggtattcagaactatggttCGAATTATTCGACACACGTTGTGTGATACTATATGGAAAATGATTTGTGCACAGATGTCGAGATGTCTTTGGAGCCGTTAATGTGTGCGGGTCCCTACATGTATTTTTGGGGTTCAAGTATCTAAATTTGTGTTTGATGCATGCTCCCCATACAATACACGTGGAGTTTACACACTTTAATCTTGACCGTATATCAGTGTTCCAATCAAGGATCTCAATACCGTTTCGCACAGGCCGCGTACTGTTTTCTCACAAAATCAATAGCTTACCCCTCTAGTTTCGTTTCGATTCAAATACCGACTGGAATTGGTCATACCAGAAAATATTGACTAGTACCGATCGGTGTAGGTGAGTTACCGGCCATACTTTGTTTTATAGGAGGTAATTCCACACTTAGCCATGGATAGAGAGCTCAATGAAAAAGTAAGATTCATGTAGCGGAACCAATTAATTGTGATATAATGCtctttttgatttgatttgatttggtttatttctttttggctataaaatttactattttctttATCTAgtaattacacacacatataatcttCATAATCACAGCTATTCTATTTTTAGTTGATCTTTTCAGCTGGTTGaatgctttgtttttttttagtatatataagtatatatacatcTTAGTAAGTGTTCCACTCACCTTTTAGGACTTTTAGAGAGCtatgtccttattcaaatttttttctcgtttgttagttttactccaaaatttttttgtggataattggaaaagtaatttttttttacttttactctaatattttaggaaataaccacttttcagcacacaaaaaaatgtcattctttttttttttttgtgttgaaatGTGGTTATTTCctaaaatattagggtaaaagtaaacttttctacttttttgattcctctgatcgagacgaatcaataatccacaaaattttgtcgcaaaactaacaaacgtgaaaaaaaaaattgaataaagacaaaaaaggggaaaaaaaaagaaaagatcctAACCGTAGAAACGTTGGCACTCAGTCGATCAAAAGTTCCAAAACCATCGCCTACAAAAACAAATCCTGGCCTGGCCTGCATGAGATGAGACAACACAAAAAGAGCTTCTCCACGTGTGCCTTTTCCATGACACGTGGACACCAACGAACCACCAAGTTCGTTACTACGTACTCCATGTGGATAGTCTACAATACATTCAGCTCCACGGTAATCCCCATGCAACGGACCAGCTGCCAACTCCATaaccaaaaacaaagagaaCACATGACATGACATCAACCTTTTTCAggatcttctctctcttccaaacCCAACTCATCACATCACTTTTTTCTCCCCTCACATTTTGTCTGAAATCAAAACCCACGAAAATCACTCGGGAAAATGTTTTTCTGACATTTCATTCGCTAGCTTCATTGTCTCTATATTAATCAAATCCAATGTAATATGTGAGATCGATTCGTTTTGCATTCTATCGAATCtgtgtttgtttttgaattCTGGGTTgtccatcaaaatcaaaataaaggTGGTTGCATTAATTCGATCTTCTCATCAAGGGGTCATTTTCGTCCGAAGAAAAATATGAGGGAGAAGCTGGGAATTTGTGTTTTCATCTGGTTTGTTCTACATGAATCTTGTGTGGGTAGGTTTGTGGTGGAGAAGAACAGCCTGAAGGTGACGTCACCGGGGTCGCTGAGAGATGTCTACGAATGTGCGATTGGGAATTTTGGGGTTCCTCAATATGGTGGGACCATGGTTGGGACTGTGATTTACCCAAAATCCAATCAAAGGGGATGTAAGGGTTTTGATgattctttcaaatcaaatcctGGTGGCCTCCCTATTTTCCTTCTTGCTGATCGAGGAGGTAAAGTTTTTTCGTTGCGTTTCTAAAATTTAGATTCtgtatctgtttttttttccctcggtaTGTAATGTAGGGTGTCCCGGGCCGGCTTGATTTTgtagctgttttttttttttctttcacaaattGGGATTAGAATCAAGACGCTCTCACGTGATTCTCATATGATGCAGAATGAGAGCAACAATGGTCTCATTCAACGATTCAACCTGTGTATTTAGGTGAAAGTTGTCCATGCAATAAGTAGTGGATCGGACATCAATATCAATTTAACGAACAAATAgcagcctaaaaaaaaaaaaaaaaaggagtaatgAAAGGTCAGAGTCTTATCGTCTGTTACCGTCTATTTCCATCTATTGCTCTGGAAATAAATCTCAGTACACCAAgatcaatctgatttttgaaTCGATCATTTACACCTCGAGATCCTGAAAATGTACGGCTCTGATCGATGGGACCATGGTGGATTCCATTTTGTCTTGCATGAGAGTTTCAGTCCGGGCAACGAGAGTGGTACCAAATCGAGGCGAACTCTGAACACAACATTATTAACTCGTGAGATTGGTGCCCATTAGAAGAAGGGAAAGAATGGTGATTGTATTGGGGGGTTTTGATGACCAGTCGTGTTTGCTAACTGGTTATATCTATTGTACCTATTTGGGACCGCATGTCCCACAATGTGTATGATATTCATTACGGTGGTTTAATTGTCTTGGCTATGTAAAGGACTACACTAGAAATCATTTGCTTGATGAGTTGTGAAGGGCACTTCAGTTAATAACCTCCTTTCAAACCATCAGCTTAGATGGTTGCGGCGCAGCGGCTGGGTTGCGGCCGGAATGGATAGGGGCAGCGctttagggtttctttttcaattttttcttttaggttCTAAGCTTGGTCCAATAGGTGTTTCTGGGCTTGGCCCAATACGTGTAGGTTTATCCCAATGGATGTTCCTTTGTTAGCTTCTTGCCAATCTCGGATTTGGATCTCGGATCCTTACTCCattagtctttgtaacaatttcaaagattataaaaaaaaccattagCTTAGATTTCTTGTAGAGTTAATGAGCCATTAATTAAAGATCACAGATATTCCTTCTAGAAAATGTAATTTGATCAAAGCCCTGTATTTTGGGCTTTAGACGCCCATGCTCATCTGTATCGTAAACTTGTAATGTCGTCGCCCTTTGAGCAtttttgcggataaaaaaaaaaaaaaaaagacttgtaATGTCGTTATCGGTTATTCCCTTTAGTTCATCACTTTGTTTGAACGCCACTGATGGTTTTTCCGATCTCGACAGTAATAAAACACGAAATGAGTTTAGGGCCTTCTTTAAATTTGATGTTGGTTGATatagagctctctctctctctctctctctctctctctctctctctctcaacacatGGGCGCGCGTACATGTGAGTACGTAAATCCATCTATGAAGATATATCAactacttacccaaaaaaagataTATCAACAACTCAGCTAACAAGTTGTAGTTGTGACTAGCTCATTTGGTTCTATTtgcttattttcttattttttgaaatattttagtCAAACCTTTTGTTTTGGTGAATCTACTTATATTTGGGTCGAATTTCTTTTACTTCTTCCCTCGACAAGAGGAACTGAAAAGGCAAATAACAAGATTGAAAACCCCTGGTAAGCAACAATTAAGTAAATTGTATGGCAcatctttttgtacttttttgattcctatCATTGAggcaaatcaaaaaattaaaaattgttgGCGAAAATATGTAAAAGAGTTCACTAAAGTCGAAAATATtcctcaaaaaataagaaactaaGTTACTCGAACCAAATGGAAAATAGTTCTTGTTAGATGCATGTGCACTGTAATCATAATGCCAATCATATTTCTTACTTATAGGTTGCTATTTTTGCAGAATGTTACTTCACCCTGAAagcatggaatgcacagaatgCAGGAGCAGCTGCCATTCTAGTTGCGGACGACAGAGTTGAGCCTTTGATCACCATGGACAAACCAGAAGAAGAGGACGCGCGCGCAGATTATCTCCAAAAAATAAGCATCCCTGCAGCACTCATTAGCATATCCTTGGGGAATAACATCAAGAAAGCTTTATCAAACGGTGAGATGGTCAACATAAACCTCGATTGGAGAGAGTCTGTACCACATCCCGATGACCGGGTCGAGTATGAGTTCTGGACCAATAGCAACGACGAGTGTGGGCCCAAATGCAATAGTCAGATTGCTTTCGTCAAGAGCTTCAAAGGTGCGGCTCAGATTCTTGAAAAGAAAGGGTACACTCAGTTTACGCCGCGATACATAACGTGGTATTGTCCAGAGGCCTTTATATTGAGCAAACAGTGCAAGTCTCAGTGCATTAACCATGGAAGGTACTGTGCTCCGGATCCGGAGCAGGATTTTACTCGAGGGTATGATGGGAAAGATGTTGTTTTACAGAATTTAAGGCAAGCTTGCCTTTTTAAGGTGGCCAATGAGAGTGGAAAACCATGGGTTTGGTGGGACTATGTGACTGACTTTTCAATCCGGTGCCCTATGAAAGAGAAGATGTACACCAAAGAGTGTGCGGATCGAGTCATTGAATCACTCGGTATGTTTTAACTAAGTGTACGATATGTGATTCCCTTGGAGTTATAGTCCAATCAAATGTTGAAATCGGGACAAACAAAGGAGCCCTTCGCTTAAACGAGGTGAAAAGCTACAAATACAGGAAATTCTCACTGTGACAAAACCTTAACTATGTTATTGGTAACCAGTATTGCGGACATAGTATTAGTGAATAACATGCAACAGGTTACAAATTATGGAAGTTGCATTCGATTTGTTCATTATCATATTGCAATTCTGTTGTGCTCTCGTGTGATCAACTGTCATATTTTATGGTGTAGGTGTCTTTTTTTGTAGTTGCGGTGATTTTCTTTGTGGCTAACTTAGATTTTCTGTTAGGCCATTGTTATATGATTACTTTAGCACATATGATTTCTTTcattttgctgatttttttttatattgaaaACTTGATGACATGGATAAGCTGTTTGCATTTGCGGGCATATTTGGCACCTGCCATTTGTGAGGTATATATTCTtacaaattctttttgtttatcgTGACAACCTTTGAAGGGATTGATGTCAAGCAGATAGACAGATGTATAGGAGATCCTGATGCAGATGTAGACAACCAGGTCCTCAAGTCTGAGCAGGAAGCACAGGTATTAATCTAGAGAGCTTTGATCTTTCTAGCTTGTTTTTGAGCCTGAGATTTCGTTTCGTTCCCATCGAAATGactgaaatatttttgtttccgAGGCAAAGTGAAGGAAACATTAATGGAATTAAAAATCCCTATGCTTCCACTGATGCACTAACATGGCAAAAGCTACGAACCATACTTGAACATTGGGTTTTTGAGGACCAATAAAATCCAGCAATGACACTATGATGTGTTTTCAAATGGATATGACATTCTGTGAAACGTTTTAATTTTCTAGCTGATGAAACAATGGAACGAAACAAATTCTGATCATTGATTTGAGGAATTCTATTATTGTGTAATGTTGGTGGCAATATTGCATTTGCTTGGAATTTCAGATTGGCAGAGGCTCACGTGGGGATGTGACAATATTACCAACTCTTGTCGTAAACAACCGACAGTATAGAGGTTCTCAGAAATTGTACTTTGTAATTTCAGTTGCTGTCTAGATTCAGGAATCTGTTCCTGGAGTGTATTTTCCTCCTTGTTTCAGGTAAGCTGGACAAGAGTGCAGTTCTGAAAGCCGTCTGTTCAGGTTTCCAGGAGACTACAGAGCCTGCCATTTGTTTAAGTGCAGGTCTTGACTTATAACTAGCGTTTAACTCTTATCTACTCACTTTAAATCCTTCATAAAATGTTTGCCCTTTCAATTGTTTGGCATTAGATGACAGTTTTCTCCTCATTGTGATAGGCTGACAGAAGTTAGTATCATTTCCAACACGAAGTCCAAGGTCTTAAAAAGATTTCTGCACTTATTGCAGATTTAGTGTTCAAGAGGTCAATATATAAAATGGGAATTAAGTTTCTACTCTAGACAATATGGTTTTCTTTTATGCATGTTCATTGGAGGAACTTGTTTACTAAGATTGCTGTTGTATCTGCATTAGTTGAGCAAATTCCAACAGTGGAAATTCGGAGTAACATCTGaagtttcattttcattctTAGATGTGATTATAGTCACACTGTTGCAGCATTGATTCTGGTTTGTGGATGATTAAATAGCATTTTGTATGAACTATGCTTGTGTTTGACTGCTGGCCCTTATATTTTCTCTTGTGATTCCTTGCAGATATAGAAACTAATGAGTGTCTACAAAACAACGGTGGATGCTGGCAGGACAAGGCTTCTAACATCACTGCATGCCGGGTATGTAACCTTATGTCAGTTTAATTTCTTGcggaattttctttttctttgtattttgaaGTGGAATCTAGTTTGAGTCTCTTCAGGATTTCTCTTATTTCTAGTAAATTCTTGTAGGATACTTTTCGAGGGAGAGTGTGTGAATGCCCCATTGTGCAGGGTGTAAAGTTTTTTGGCGATGGTTATACTCATTGTGAAGGTACGCAAATATTCAACACCCGTGTAATTTTGCTATTATACTTGAGACAAATCTCACAACGGGAAAGCGGGAATAGTGTCTTCTTGAATTTGTGGCCGGGGTTTCATGTTTTATAGTTAAAAGCAGGTAAAGTGACCCCATCATAACAGGGAAGGTATAACCTTGTGTGTTATGGAAACCTAATACCCATTCAAATATACTTGATGGACAATGGGACATGGATTTGTGGGTACTTCTAGGTGCATTAGATGCCTAGAAGAAAATTTCACCATGTCTTGACATCCGACAGGATACTCCATGAGGAATTCATTTCTCATGCCCGCTCCTTGGAAGAGATTAGAGAAGGTTATTGGAGGACGTTGTCCAGCAAAATAGATGTAATCAAAATGACCAATTTCAACGTATCTCTTAAATTTCTGCATTTTTGCAAgtcctatgttacatggactctgGCGGGGCTGTATATCCAGGGGACAATCAATCAACCTTCAAACATTAGGACACAAACTCGGCACACAAAATTTATATCCCCTAGCCATATTCATTTCATGCTCTTTATGGTACCAATGTGTTAAGTCATTTCATCTCCTCGCCTTGTAGCAAGAGTAGAtcttatactttgaactaactGTTGAAGTCGTATAATATGTTTTGGAAGTTATGCAAGCCTATGCAGATCCTCTACATTTTCCGTCACTAGCTACCCACAGTAGTTCATAACTACCATTATACACTATCGTAAATAGCCACAAATTTCTATGCGCTCCATATAACTAGCCTAAACAATGTGCAACTCACACTCCCAAAAGTCGTAacaaaagtccaaaaaaatacataacaaaTCGCAGCACAATGATgtataataattaataaatgaacCACAAAGCGTAACCAACCACAAATGCAATGCTCCAGGTTTCTATGGTATACCTTCATCGTATGTAAACCACAAAACTCGATAACTTAACCCACAGAAGTACAAATCATAGACAAGACTTACTCTTGCTTTTTTCCAATATTTGCATTTTATTTCAGCATGTTTGCTTTAACAGCTTCAGGTGCTTTGCGGTGCGGATTGAATAATGGAGGCTGTTGGACGAAGACCCAAGAGGGCAGGACCTATTCAGCTTGCATTGTATGTGGTTTCTTTTTCCCCACTGGAACCAGCAGATATTTTGCCTCTAGAGTTCATCCGTATTGcactcttggttttttttttcttacttgaAGTTCTTGAAGTGCCCACTGACCATAGAGTGGTTCTTGATGAACTCAGGATGATCATTCAAAAGGTTGCAAGTGTCCACCCGGATTCCGGGGTGATGGAGTGAATACTTGTGAAGGTACTGTATCACTTTCTCTCGGTTTTAGTGACTAGTGTCGTGAAACGCGACAAAGATGACTGGATTTTATAACGAGTGTTGTGCATACCTATGCTCTGGACTAtaaatgaaggaagcatggtaatgtgcacagaaattgaattgggtctctaggcctgctctctctgatgccatttggctctgatttgggggcatggtttcgCAGCAAAACAAGTATAGGGGgtcactgtttcagtggtattctgagagcagtcctgctacatacacaacaaactgtgtacagattgtgcacagattttgttgtggggcccaccacgggtcccacacaaatcatccgagccgttcattaaatgtaaaacattttttcaagggtccctgCAAAAagtaagctcaatccaatacctatagatgcttcatccaaccatctaacttttcattcagattttcggataatgaaaagttattgattggatcgagcacctataggtatcggattgagattattttttacggggacccttgaaaaaatgttttacatttaatgaacggctcggatgatttgtgtgagacccatggtgggccccacaatgaaatctatgcacaatctgtgcacagattgtatgtgtgtgtagactttctgttctGAGAGCAATCACTTTGTGCATGTtaccaaaggttaggtctgtctccaatcttcTCCCGCCCATACCTCAATGATTGgagactacatgggttctgttgttgtggtggtggtggtgttgttggGCTTGCCAAGCTGTCAAAATCAGTACTTAAATGTTTTCTTCGGCCCATTATTTTGCTATGGCCATTATCAACTCAAGTGTTGGCAGTTGCGCCCTTCAGACATGCAGATTTTCCTTCTGAGAGAATTTTACACAGGATGCACTTTCTGAAGTTGTACTTGTTAGGTCTATTCTATGAAGTTCCGATACTGATAGGATACAAATAAGTAGATGAGAAAAAAGCTAAAGGAGGATACCAGTACAGAGAGGATATGCTTGTAAGATTACAGTTTCTGTAGTTACTGAATCATAAAGGACATAATTTTATAGATGCTGAGAAACTAGGAAttagatactccctccgtccttttttctTTGTCCACCTTTTCATTTTGTGGTGTCCTAAAATGCATTTGCACTCTGCGAAATCAAAGCAAAGATTTTGTAGTTTACCAAAATTATAAATGTTTAAGTATGGTTTAAAAAGGGGGGATAAAGGGGTCATGTTCATAATCAACGAGTTCCAATCTGATTTTAAGTGCATTAAATATATATCCCTGTAAAATCTAGAACTCCCTTAAGGGACCAACATTATGGGTCAGGGGCAATATTTGTCTATGAGGAAATACCTAGTCTCAAAAGTATGGATACACACATCGGACACATTTATGACACGAATGCCCCACTTCCAcaattctgaaaaaaaaaatatcacttcGACCCCATTCCTTTGTGCAATAAATATAAGTACTCTTTTATCTACCCAAACAGTCATACTCAAATATGTGGAACCAAAGCTGCTATTTCAATTTCCTACAAGTTCAGATACACGACCTAGAGTATCTCAAAAGACTGTGATACTCTTAAGTGTAAAGACAATTAGCATTAAATAATGGATTAAGGAAGTAACGGATACACATCCATAAGTATCAGCAGAGTCAAGGTATCTGTAATGGATACGAAAGAATTATCTGTACTTCGTAGGATCAATTAGATCAACTTgcttaaaaaatgaaattcatggtttttaagttttccaAGATCATGGGATTTGTTTTATTCTGATATATCTCTATCCTTCATTTCTTTCaatgaaaactttgtataatctGGATATTATCTGGGATCCTCTGAAGTGTTAAGCCTCCTGCTTTCTTATCAGAAGTTACCTTTTAGTAGACAGTAGAGTTAGAAGGTTTATAGTTGGATGGCCTCCACATTTcattcctttttctcttctcttacCGTTCGTTGTCTCCCAGATATTGATGAATGCAAAGAAAAGTTAGCCTGCCAATGCTCACAATGCAAATGCAAGAATACATGGGGCAGTTATGACTGTAGATGTGGTGGCAGCAATTTGTTGTATATGCGAGAACATGACACTTGCATAAGTGCGTATGAGTATCTCTCTTACTATTTGCTTATTGGTCTATACCAGTCTATACCTCTTGAGTTGTGCTGTCAT
Coding sequences:
- the LOC131322147 gene encoding vacuolar-sorting receptor 1-like isoform X3, with translation MREKLGICVFIWFVLHESCVGRFVVEKNSLKVTSPGSLRDVYECAIGNFGVPQYGGTMVGTVIYPKSNQRGCKGFDDSFKSNPGGLPIFLLADRGECYFTLKAWNAQNAGAAAILVADDRVEPLITMDKPEEEDARADYLQKISIPAALISISLGNNIKKALSNGEMVNINLDWRESVPHPDDRVEYEFWTNSNDECGPKCNSQIAFVKSFKGAAQILEKKGYTQFTPRYITWYCPEAFILSKQCKSQCINHGRYCAPDPEQDFTRGYDGKDVVLQNLRQACLFKVANESGKPWVWWDYVTDFSIRCPMKEKMYTKECADRVIESLGIDVKQIDRCIGDPDADVDNQVLKSEQEAQIGRGSRGDVTILPTLVVNNRQYRGKLDKSAVLKAVCSGFQETTEPAICLNIETNECLQNNGGCWQDKASNITACRDTFRGRVCECPIVQGVKFFGDGYTHCEASGALRCGLNNGGCWTKTQEGRTYSACIDDHSKGCKCPPGFRGDGVNTCEDIDECKEKLACQCSQCKCKNTWGSYDCRCGGSNLLYMREHDTCINAGKDANREVGWGFIWVIILGLAAAGLGGYAVYKYRIRSYMDSEIRAIMAQYMPLDNQAELPNNPAPYAYA
- the LOC131322147 gene encoding vacuolar-sorting receptor 1-like isoform X1 → MREKLGICVFIWFVLHESCVGRFVVEKNSLKVTSPGSLRDVYECAIGNFGVPQYGGTMVGTVIYPKSNQRGCKGFDDSFKSNPGGLPIFLLADRGECYFTLKAWNAQNAGAAAILVADDRVEPLITMDKPEEEDARADYLQKISIPAALISISLGNNIKKALSNGEMVNINLDWRESVPHPDDRVEYEFWTNSNDECGPKCNSQIAFVKSFKGAAQILEKKGYTQFTPRYITWYCPEAFILSKQCKSQCINHGRYCAPDPEQDFTRGYDGKDVVLQNLRQACLFKVANESGKPWVWWDYVTDFSIRCPMKEKMYTKECADRVIESLGIDVKQIDRCIGDPDADVDNQVLKSEQEAQIGRGSRGDVTILPTLVVNNRQYRGKLDKSAVLKAVCSGFQETTEPAICLSADIETNECLQNNGGCWQDKASNITACRDTFRGRVCECPIVQGVKFFGDGYTHCEASGALRCGLNNGGCWTKTQEGRTYSACIDDHSKGCKCPPGFRGDGVNTCEDIDECKEKLACQCSQCKCKNTWGSYDCRCGGSNLLYMREHDTCINAGKDANREVGWGFIWVIILGLAAAGLGGYAVYKYRIRSYMDSEIRAIMAQYMPLDNQAELPNNPAPYAYA
- the LOC131322147 gene encoding vacuolar-sorting receptor 1-like isoform X2, which produces MREKLGICVFIWFVLHESCVGRFVVEKNSLKVTSPGSLRDVYECAIGNFGVPQYGGTMVGTVIYPKSNQRGCKGFDDSFKSNPGGLPIFLLADRGECYFTLKAWNAQNAGAAAILVADDRVEPLITMDKPEEEDARADYLQKISIPAALISISLGNNIKKALSNGEMVNINLDWRESVPHPDDRVEYEFWTNSNDECGPKCNSQIAFVKSFKGAAQILEKKGYTQFTPRYITWYCPEAFILSKQCKSQCINHGRYCAPDPEQDFTRGYDGKDVVLQNLRQACLFKVANESGKPWVWWDYVTDFSIRCPMKEKMYTKECADRVIESLGIDVKQIDRCIGDPDADVDNQVLKSEQEAQIGRGSRGDVTILPTLVVNNRQYRGKLDKSAVLKAVCSGFQETTEPAICLSADIETNECLQNNGGCWQDKASNITACRDTFRGRVCECPIVQGVKFFGDGYTHCEASGALRCGLNNGGCWTKTQEGRTYSACIDDHSKGCKCPPGFRGDGVNTCEDIDECKEKLACQCSQCKCKNTWGSYDCRCGGSNLLYMREHDTCISKDANREVGWGFIWVIILGLAAAGLGGYAVYKYRIRSYMDSEIRAIMAQYMPLDNQAELPNNPAPYAYA
- the LOC131322147 gene encoding vacuolar-sorting receptor 1-like isoform X4, translating into MREKLGICVFIWFVLHESCVGRFVVEKNSLKVTSPGSLRDVYECAIGNFGVPQYGGTMVGTVIYPKSNQRGCKGFDDSFKSNPGGLPIFLLADRGECYFTLKAWNAQNAGAAAILVADDRVEPLITMDKPEEEDARADYLQKISIPAALISISLGNNIKKALSNGEMVNINLDWRESVPHPDDRVEYEFWTNSNDECGPKCNSQIAFVKSFKGAAQILEKKGYTQFTPRYITWYCPEAFILSKQCKSQCINHGRYCAPDPEQDFTRGYDGKDVVLQNLRQACLFKVANESGKPWVWWDYVTDFSIRCPMKEKMYTKECADRVIESLGIDVKQIDRCIGDPDADVDNQVLKSEQEAQIGRGSRGDVTILPTLVVNNRQYRGKLDKSAVLKAVCSGFQETTEPAICLSADIETNECLQNNGGCWQDKASNITACRDTFRGRVCECPIVQGVKFFGDGYTHCEASGALRCGLNNGGCWTKTQEGRTYSACIDDHSKGCKCPPGFRGDGVNTCEGKDANREVGWGFIWVIILGLAAAGLGGYAVYKYRIRSYMDSEIRAIMAQYMPLDNQAELPNNPAPYAYA